In Spiroplasma litorale, a single genomic region encodes these proteins:
- a CDS encoding phosphoribosylformylglycinamidine synthase: MINRVYINKKDEFDIESKKLSEELAKNFNIKNLNIKVFNVYDVHEEDKTKVAEISNYILAEPNIDDISFDLELNSKKYFAVKMFDSQFNPREESASECCNLLYLNKTKIKTFKLYIFNSEISESQLKEIKNYIINPIECYEFDMNKNEFEEKFTTQELIEYNFNNINKNELEKIYYELNLAMSFEDFSFTVNYFNNELKRNATDSEIYLIDTYWSDHCRHKTFETVLENISFDKNINPFYKDKIEEALNYYKSITSKKDITLMNIATSYIKYMLKTNNAIDIEVSDEINASSIYVDLDDNKKCIVQFKNETHNHPTEIEPFGGAATCLGGAIRDPLSGRAYVYQGIRVTGAGNILEDIQNSMSNKLPQSKISKLAADGFSSYGNQIGIPTTLVKEFYHKNYVAKRLEIGAVVGVTKINNLIREEPKPGDLIVLVGGATGKDGIGGATGSSKNQNQNSIKNSYSEVQKGNPVEERKLQRLFSNPKVSKIIKKANDLGAGGIGVGAGELADGVKLNLNNVHLKYLGLSGKEILISESQERMVVVIDKSNLNTFIEEANKENLVAVKLGEVTSENSFVVEYKNKTIVNLPRDFINTGGIKNKNDVLITNNLFKDFQREDMTFTNNLENDFLVNISCLNVMSQKPMIEQFDFSIGGTTVLAPYGGTKQLSEVQVSCQKIPLSDNKNICTIMSYGYNPFIFENNILLGSMYAIIESITKVIASGGNFKKLKLTLQEYFEKLNKDKEKWAKPFVALLGALIVQKEFNIPAIGGKDSMSGTYENISVPPTLVSFALSIGQSDKIISTDFKEKNNHIYLFKHNAINNYPNFNQLKNIYKSMEKNILENKILSSFAIQSGGIAEALAKMSFGNDLGFDINTNLNIFDYMYGSIIVETNEKINDENLIYLGVVSNNYSINGFNIDKVKALNCYLNPIKKVYLSNNQNYPLPLNDLSYKENKKVYYPNKISKINIMSIIFPGTNCEYDIKRSFKNESVSYEDFVFNNMNVEQLNLSLKNLANKIKDQHIIVIPGGFSLGDEPDGSGKYISNVLKSKIVKEALIEHLKQKKLILGICNGFQALLKSGLLIYGEPCGLKENDPSLIKNNVNRHVSKYVSCRTVNNSSPWTQDLKINEINVIPISHGEGRFVINESMYKELKKNNQIVFEYLNEDNNPNGSYYNIEGIVSKCGLILGKMGHSERFGQDICKNIYGNKEQNIFKSAIRYFLNLEE, from the coding sequence ATGATTAATAGAGTATATATAAATAAAAAAGATGAGTTTGATATTGAATCAAAAAAGTTATCAGAAGAATTAGCAAAAAACTTTAATATAAAAAATTTAAATATAAAAGTATTTAATGTTTATGATGTTCATGAAGAGGATAAAACAAAAGTAGCTGAAATTTCAAATTACATTTTAGCAGAACCAAATATTGATGATATAAGTTTTGATTTAGAATTAAACTCAAAAAAATATTTTGCAGTAAAAATGTTTGATAGTCAATTTAACCCTAGAGAAGAAAGCGCAAGTGAATGTTGTAACCTTCTATATTTAAATAAAACAAAAATAAAAACTTTTAAATTATATATTTTCAATAGTGAAATTAGCGAAAGCCAATTAAAAGAAATTAAAAATTATATTATAAATCCAATCGAATGTTATGAATTTGATATGAATAAAAATGAATTTGAAGAAAAATTCACTACACAAGAATTAATAGAATATAATTTTAACAACATTAATAAAAATGAATTAGAAAAAATATATTATGAATTAAATTTAGCTATGAGTTTTGAAGATTTTAGTTTCACTGTTAATTATTTTAATAATGAACTAAAAAGAAATGCAACTGACTCTGAAATATATTTAATTGATACATATTGAAGTGATCATTGTAGACATAAAACATTTGAAACAGTTTTAGAAAATATATCTTTTGATAAAAACATAAATCCATTTTACAAAGATAAAATTGAAGAAGCTTTAAATTATTATAAGAGTATAACTTCAAAAAAAGATATAACACTAATGAACATAGCAACCAGTTATATTAAATACATGTTAAAAACAAATAATGCAATTGACATTGAAGTATCAGATGAAATAAATGCTTCATCTATTTATGTTGATCTTGATGATAATAAAAAATGTATTGTGCAATTTAAAAACGAAACGCACAATCACCCTACAGAAATTGAACCATTTGGAGGTGCCGCTACTTGTCTGGGAGGGGCAATAAGAGATCCACTTTCAGGTAGAGCGTACGTTTATCAAGGAATTAGAGTTACGGGTGCAGGAAATATATTAGAGGATATTCAAAACTCAATGAGCAACAAACTTCCTCAATCAAAAATTTCAAAACTCGCAGCAGATGGTTTTTCAAGTTATGGAAATCAAATTGGTATACCCACAACTTTAGTTAAAGAGTTTTATCACAAAAACTATGTTGCTAAAAGACTTGAGATTGGTGCTGTTGTTGGTGTTACAAAAATAAATAATTTAATAAGAGAAGAACCAAAACCAGGCGATTTAATTGTACTGGTTGGTGGAGCAACTGGTAAAGATGGAATTGGTGGAGCAACTGGTTCATCAAAAAACCAAAACCAAAATTCAATCAAAAATTCATATAGTGAAGTACAAAAAGGAAATCCTGTTGAAGAAAGAAAACTACAAAGACTTTTTTCAAATCCAAAGGTTTCAAAAATTATAAAAAAAGCAAATGACTTAGGTGCTGGTGGTATTGGAGTTGGAGCCGGTGAACTAGCTGATGGTGTAAAACTTAATTTAAATAATGTACATTTAAAATATTTAGGATTATCAGGAAAAGAAATTTTAATATCAGAATCTCAAGAAAGAATGGTAGTTGTGATTGATAAAAGTAATTTAAATACTTTTATTGAAGAAGCAAATAAAGAAAATTTAGTTGCAGTAAAATTAGGAGAAGTAACATCAGAAAATAGTTTTGTTGTTGAATATAAAAATAAAACAATTGTTAATTTACCAAGAGATTTTATAAATACTGGTGGTATAAAAAATAAAAATGATGTTTTAATTACAAATAATTTATTTAAAGATTTCCAAAGAGAAGACATGACTTTTACAAATAATTTAGAAAACGATTTTTTAGTTAATATATCTTGTTTAAACGTTATGTCACAAAAACCGATGATTGAACAATTTGATTTTTCAATTGGAGGTACAACAGTTCTGGCCCCATATGGAGGTACAAAGCAATTATCAGAAGTACAAGTTAGTTGTCAAAAAATCCCTCTATCTGATAATAAAAATATATGTACAATAATGAGTTATGGTTATAATCCATTTATATTTGAAAATAATATATTATTAGGTTCAATGTATGCAATAATAGAAAGCATAACAAAAGTTATTGCATCAGGTGGAAACTTTAAAAAATTAAAACTAACTTTACAAGAGTACTTTGAAAAATTAAATAAAGATAAAGAAAAATGAGCTAAGCCTTTTGTAGCTTTATTAGGAGCGCTTATTGTACAAAAAGAATTTAATATTCCAGCAATCGGTGGTAAAGATAGTATGAGTGGAACTTATGAAAATATTAGCGTACCACCAACTTTAGTAAGTTTTGCATTATCAATTGGACAATCAGATAAAATTATTTCTACTGACTTTAAAGAAAAAAATAATCATATATATTTATTTAAACATAATGCAATTAATAACTATCCAAACTTTAACCAATTAAAAAATATATATAAATCAATGGAAAAAAATATTTTAGAAAATAAAATATTATCATCATTTGCAATTCAATCAGGTGGTATTGCAGAAGCATTAGCAAAAATGAGTTTTGGAAATGATTTAGGGTTTGATATAAATACAAATTTAAATATATTTGATTATATGTATGGATCAATAATAGTAGAAACTAATGAAAAAATAAATGACGAAAACTTAATTTATTTAGGTGTTGTTTCAAACAATTATTCTATTAATGGATTTAATATTGATAAAGTAAAGGCGTTGAATTGTTATTTAAATCCAATTAAAAAAGTCTATTTAAGTAATAATCAAAATTATCCTTTACCATTAAATGATTTAAGCTATAAAGAAAATAAAAAAGTTTATTATCCTAATAAAATAAGTAAAATAAATATTATGTCTATAATTTTTCCTGGAACTAATTGTGAATATGACATTAAAAGGTCTTTCAAAAATGAAAGTGTATCTTATGAAGATTTCGTATTTAATAATATGAATGTTGAACAACTCAACTTATCTTTAAAAAATCTTGCAAATAAAATAAAAGATCAACACATTATTGTAATTCCAGGAGGTTTTAGTCTTGGTGATGAACCTGATGGAAGTGGAAAGTACATATCAAATGTTTTAAAAAGTAAAATTGTCAAAGAAGCTTTAATTGAACATTTAAAACAAAAAAAATTGATATTAGGAATTTGTAATGGATTTCAAGCATTATTAAAATCAGGATTATTAATTTATGGGGAACCATGTGGTTTAAAAGAAAATGATCCTTCTTTAATAAAAAATAATGTTAATCGACATGTTTCAAAATATGTTTCTTGTAGAACGGTAAATAATTCTTCACCATGAACACAAGATTTAAAAATAAATGAAATAAATGTAATACCTATATCACATGGTGAAGGTCGATTTGTTATAAATGAATCAATGTATAAGGAACTTAAAAAAAATAACCAAATTGTATTTGAATATTTAAATGAAGATAATAATCCAAATGGTTCATACTATAATATAGAAGGAATTGTTTCAAAGTGTGGCTTGATTCTTGGTAAAATGGGACACAGCGAAAGATTTGGACAAGATATTTGTAAAAACATTTATGGAAATAAAGAACAAAATATATTTAAAAGTGCAATAAGATACTTTTTAAACTTGGAGGAGTAA
- the purC gene encoding phosphoribosylaminoimidazolesuccinocarboxamide synthase, with amino-acid sequence MTKLYEGKSKICYATDNENELNIFFKNEITAFNKLKKATIESKGVLTAKISNIIFKYLEKNNINTHLLKVIDDQNVLVKKLKMFNIEIIIRNIAAGSITKRLGIKEATTFDKPIFELCYKNDDFGDPLINDDHCVVLGLTTLEELQKIKDITLKINNLLIDLFKKINIKVVDFKIELGLDSENNICLGDEISPDTCRFWDENNRKLDKDCFREDLDDVTSIYSIILNKLEGIKL; translated from the coding sequence ATGACAAAATTATATGAAGGCAAATCTAAAATATGTTATGCAACTGATAACGAAAATGAATTAAATATTTTTTTTAAAAATGAAATTACAGCATTTAATAAATTGAAAAAAGCGACAATAGAGTCAAAAGGTGTATTAACCGCAAAAATATCAAACATTATATTCAAGTATTTAGAAAAAAATAATATAAATACACATTTATTGAAAGTTATAGACGATCAAAATGTTTTGGTAAAAAAATTAAAAATGTTTAATATTGAAATTATTATTAGAAATATAGCAGCAGGAAGTATTACAAAAAGATTAGGAATTAAAGAAGCAACAACATTTGATAAACCAATTTTTGAATTGTGCTATAAAAATGATGACTTTGGAGATCCATTAATTAATGATGATCATTGTGTTGTTCTTGGTTTAACTACATTAGAAGAATTACAAAAAATAAAAGACATTACACTTAAAATAAATAATTTATTAATTGACTTATTTAAAAAAATTAATATTAAAGTTGTAGATTTTAAAATAGAACTAGGGTTAGATTCTGAAAATAATATATGTTTAGGTGATGAAATTAGCCCTGATACTTGTAGATTTTGAGATGAAAATAATCGTAAACTTGATAAAGATTGTTTTAGAGAAGATTTAGATGATGTGACTTCAATTTATTCAATAATCCTAAATAAGTTAGAAGGAATTAAATTATAA